A segment of the Corylus avellana chromosome ca2, CavTom2PMs-1.0 genome:
TCGAGCGATTATCGACATAAATTGGGGTTAAAGCACTCTCACCAATGAACACACCATTATGTGCAAAAGTGGATTTCCGTGACATTATAATTTTTGGTTATGCAGGACCAATAgactgaaaaaaaaagttatattcaATACAGCATGGTATACATGACTCAATGTATAAATGATCACTGCTTGAGTTTACTGCATCACAACATGGAGAAAATAATTCCCATTATCTTGGTCCACCGGTTGGtaaatttgacaaattttaCAAGAATGGATGAGACAATTACCATGCATGTTTTGTTTCACTGAAATAAGCTTCATTAACATAACAGCACTGagttctttgaagaagaagaaatttttttgctgTTTTCCATTTTAATCGTTTCCTCCcaatattttcttaaatatgAAGCTTGGAGTCGTTTTCATGTACTCTTTCAGCTTGGTTTAATGATATTTCCTTTTATCCATGAAGGGAAGAATAGAGACAAACTCCAATTCAAAATAGTGGGCAAAACATACCTTTTTACAGATTAACCTTAATAGGAGTAGAAAGTtcataatacaaatacaaatgcTTCATCAAACTGTGGATAACATACAAATTTGGTCGAAAGTCTTTAACACAACCAATTAGAGGTGAACCAAGTGGCAAAACTGGGATTCCCAAAACCCCCAGCCTCTCTCCTACAAGGGGAATTGGCCACAGAAGGGACCTGAGTATGGATGGCTACCATTTCAAATTTATAGCCAGGTCTAACAGAGCTTCTACTTGGCGTATGGTTTGTTGTTTCTCCTGTTTCTTCAACCTACTGGCAACAGATTCAGGATCAAGCCCCTGTGCATTCTGTGCTTCACTTTGTTCAAACTTTACCTCTTGTAGCAATGCATCAACCTCTCTAACAAAGTCTACCCTTAAAAGTGCATCATCAGCTTCAAGTGGAGGTCTAAGTGGCCCTTGATGctgtcaaaaaaaagaaaaagaagcaagcTGTTATGAAGCTAAATAAAACATAGTTTAATTTGATCATTAGGTCATATTCAATCTTGTTGACATATATCATCTGCTCTAAAGTTCAATGAAGCAATCCCTGGATGGTTAATCTTATCCTGAAACGGTACATAATCTCCCATTAGAAAAAATTCTACCATCTTGGATGTTGGGAGAACTGTGTTTTCCATTTTCTCCCCAATGGAAGAGAAATTCGTTTTTTCCCCCATTTTGTCTAGCTGTCTAGGAATTTTCTACATGTTATTCACAATCAATACCAACTCCTATAATATCTCAACCTATGCTTTCATGAAAGAAATAGTTGATGCATTTGTCCCTCGATGGAGAGATGGTTCTGGTTCTGACTTAAGAGGGACTGATGCCACTCCTGATTATTCAACACACATTTAAAGAGAGAATGGTTTTTTAGAATCACCAATATGTCAATGTATACCTCTAAAGAAAGATTTCTTTGGTATCAGCTAAAACAAAAGGCATCATAGAGTTGAGACGAAACCTAAGATCCACGCATTCaggaccaaaaagaaaaaggaacagCTGATTGTAAGATGTTAAAACAGATCCTTGAGTTCCAAAAGAAACATACTTGTTAGTTGTGTCTATCATGTAATTCAGCTAAAACCATAAGccattcaattttcatttttgcacttaaaaaaaaaaaaaaaaaaaaaagaagaagtcatTTTTGCAGTATACCTTATCAATGTCAAATCCTGCTGGAACAAGAATGCTAAATGGATCTTCTCTTGGAAAGGTATCAATCATGCGTTTTTTGCATTCTTTCAGCCAGCCTTCGTCATCAAACCCATCATGCATATTCAAAAGATCGTTGAGCAGTCTCATGGCAGGAGTGGCCTCCCTTTTCAAAATCTCAGTCTATATGAAGTAAAGTACAGATCTTGTGATTCATTTCCCCCCAAGAAAGGTATAGATGAAAGAAAActacaaaatgaaaagaaaggggCTAAAGGAATAATTATGGTGCAAGATGTGCTAGGCTGGAATAATTCTGTAAGGGTTTTAACTTCAAATCAGCATGATTTCAAACAAGATTTAATGAAGTTCAACATTTGGTTTCAACttcaaatatctcaaatttCAAGCCAGTCCACAAACTAATCCCAAGTAGCATAACAAAAATCTTGCAgaaaaagccaaacaaataAGGTTATTATTTCAACCAAGACCGATTGATGCATAACCAGATTAAGAAATGCAGTaaactacctttttttttaagagacaaAATGCTTTATAAATGAAGGCAGACATTCCCAAATCCCAGGTGCATGTTGGATGCAATGTGAATAAAGAATGAAGAACAAGGAGAGAATGACacataagcaaaacaacatgtTTTGAGATTCCGATGATACAAAATACTTGGAAAGCATTATTAAGAGAGGAGAAATATTATCAAGGTTTTAAAATTCAGCATTAGAAAGGTTAGaggaaaatttttaagaaagttTACAACAAGAATTgctttttagaatttttaaaagcTTATTTACAGCTAAATATTGTACGGAAGTAGAATTATTTTCTCAAGTTCTTGAGAAGTTTAGGAAGGTCCAAAGCCATTTGCATATTGAAACTCACAACTTTAGGCCTGGCAGCTCTTATATATGAAGAATAATGCACACCTCAACCCTTCTGTATAACAGATCAAGACTTCTTATAGCATCCTTTTCTTCCtggaaaaaatgaaagaaatatttGAATCAGCACTAGAGAGAGAGCACTATCAGAAATCCTATTGACCTCATACTATAGTAGAAAGATTTACAAggaagaaataaaaggaaaaggaaaatccATATACTGAAAAGAACAAAGGAGTTCCaaaatttttgctttaaaagaaaaatacaaagtaaGATGTCTCaggtaattttgtttattaGACATATATGATTACAGATATTTTGTTGGATATCAATATTCACACTGAAGGTTCAAtagtcttttgtttttctacttgCATGATACCTTGTTCTTTTGCAAGTGAGAGAAACTCCTAGAAGAAGACATTTAACTCCCTCTTTCTTAAAACAGTCATATTTAATACAATACAGAGTAACTTTTGTCGTGAGTCCTTAATATGGACGGCTTGCTCATAAGAAATAGCTGATGTCACCACCTTCTATATTTTAAAAGACTCAACTACTATTCTGTCTTCTATAGCACTTCTCACTTATTTGCTCTACCACATGAGGATTCTGGGACATTATTGTGATTTGGAAATTCCAGGCCCTTTTTTTCCGGATGAATAGAACTTCCAGATCTAATCAATGGTACAAAtcgttttcttcaaaattttgcgTAACCAGGTGTTTTTTTCCGGAGGAATAGAAATTCCAGGTCTAATCAATGATACAAatccttttcttcaaaattttgtgtAAAAGCTGACCTTCACAAAAATGCATTTGCATATTTATTTAGAAATCTTTGAGACTTATGAAACTAATGCTGGAAAGCAATAAACACTCCTATagataaagagaaatgttataacTGCAGCcgtcaaatttgaaaattaacagTGATGACAAACACTCACAGTGAAcattaaaaagtaaattcaCAAATAAAGAATGTATGGAGATAATTACACTACAACAACATTGCATTAGAAGAAAAGATATCAAGGAAATATTAAAGATAATAAAAGACCAACTTACATCACGTCGAGCAAGATCGCGGCGGTTCCATATGACCATTAGAACAAGCTCAGTGAGTTCTCCTTTCTCTGCAGCTTCCTCAATTTTCTGCATACAAGAAAGTTAAATGACACAAAGAATGCATGAGGATGGACAACATTGAAATGGGGTGTCTTTAATTAGAAGGCAGAAAATTTTACTTTGtaatgaaaagaaaagcagccaaaaaaaggaaaaaagaaagggctTTTCCTTTACAGAAGGATTTATATCAACTTGTAAAGCCTAAATCTCTTGACAGATTAAGCCATTCATGAGGTAATGGCTTTTGCTATTGTAATTTCTGATTACCTCTTCCACTTCTTCAGCAGCTAGGATGAAGCTTGCAACCAGTCTCCGTGCTTTTTTGACATCTTCTTCTGGATACCCCTTCAAGCGCATGCCAATTTCACGATACTCTTCGACCtttctttcctcttcttcctcttcatcttgaCGTCTTCGATGCAACTCCTTTGTCTTTTCACGTTGCCTGGCTTGCCATTCCTAACCTAAAGAAGGTTAATGCCAACTCCAAATAACGCATATTACAATGACCTCAACATAACAAAAATTTCAATCTAAGTTTTATATTCATGCTACAAATTGTTATATATAGAATGAACACTATTCAAATATTCATAAATCAGGACCCATGTGGTCCATAAATCAAGGCCAGATGATCCTAAATTGAGGATTACTCATAATTGAACAAAATATATCAAGAGTAAGGAAGCTTAACATTGGACTAAACAATACGataataagagtaataaaatGGGGAACACAAAATGAAATGATCTAGTTGATTTACTTCTAAGTAGTTGTTGCCATACTATCAAATACATCAAGCTTGAGTTTGAAGGACAAAGAAAGGTGAATAAtattcaaaatcaatttttcttaaCTCCTAAGAGTTGATCGTGAAAAGTGCTTCATCTTTTAACTTGGATGTCACTTGTAATTGCAGAAACATATAAACTCAGATTACGCAATTTATAAGCTGTAAAGGCATTATGTTAAGGTTGTTATGGAAGGCACTTCTAATTGACCACGAGAACAGTCTCAACTTAGGCTATTGTGATATTTTTCTTAGTTGCTGGGTGACCATTCATGATGTATAGCAAACAtacattaataaaatttaatcaatGTCAGACCTACTAAATTCTTCAACATTGCTAAGTGAAGTGCAACTGAATCCGGAGTAACTTGCTCAGTTTGTGATATCAATGTAATCCAACCCACAACTTTGCTTGTAGTCAGGACTAAGTTGACCACAATCAGTGGTCATTTAGTTATCTACTCAAAAACAAACCAATAGGGCCCATTACAATAATTTCCTTTAGCAAATGTATGCATAGAGGCTGCAATTAAACCTTTGATCGTACACTATATCTATGGACAAAAATACATATAACTAAATCTACAATAGACCCATCTCAGGAAACCGAGAAATTTGAACACCCTTTCAGCTGAATCCTCCAAAAGTAATGAATATCCGAAAATCGACAtagcaaaacaagaaaatgagaaacACCCAACTAAGCAAAAGTGCAAAGCATTTCATAGCTCATAACAACGGCTACATACATCATCATAATACTCCTTGGGAAGCCCATCTATGAGCGGCTCATCCTTACTCGTGCTCCTCCTCAGAACTGATTATCAAATCCACaacagaaaaagataaaaaaaaaaaaaataataataataataaaaaaaaaaagcttgtatAATTGGCAAAATCTGAACTTTAAAGGAGCAAAAGCCGTATTTGTGGTGGCGGGTACTAACCTGAGTGGGTTGAGTATTTAGGCTTGAAAGGAGACGGGTATGGAAATACTGGAAGCCTTGCAAGGACAACAGAGCGAGTTGATAATGGCGGTGGAGGTAGTAAGCACATTAGCTCCAGGACCCTTGCCTCCATTTTCTCCTGAGATACCTCCCAGAGAGAACTAATAGGATATTTATATTCATGTACTTTAACCCCTAAACTTTTATCCGATTTTACAAACTCTTTCTATGAcgtttcaaatctctcattttagatCCTTAAACTTTCGATTACTCTTAATTATAATCATTCTGttaattttaaccgttaaaaatataaaatatccttggtttttattttttaaaaaataaaaaaaatttgaaaattaaaattttatacaaaagtcaggagtataaatatcatgtaacgtttaaaatctgacgaaagggtccacattgagagtaattgaaaattcaaaaattcaaaatgagagatttagaaGTTTATGATGAATTTGTAAAATTGAGTGAAAGCTCAAATGACGAAAATGAAGTTtccttatatttttaataatgctTCATTTTAGCATGTACTTGGGCCTGACAACGACTGCGATTTGCCACTCACTTTGGGCTCCTCTCAGCGGATTTGGATCCCCCATTGATTTTTCTGGAAAATTTCAGTAGAgttcttaaaattttaactatcttttaattaaataatttatatttattatctcAGTATTTATCTCTCAACTCATATTTAATAACAAACAAATGTCTCACAGTccaaaagaaagcatttttctaaattattcTAGATATGCTTGAGTGAATCCAAATAGGGTCGTAAATGAATCGAATTATTTATAAACAATTTGAATCGACTTGTATAATCTTGATTTGAGTttagttcatttattaaacgaaTCAAGCTTGAACTTATCTCATTTATTAAAACGAGCTGAACATCTATAAACTCGGTTCAATTCGTATAAGCTCGTCTGAATTCATATtactttattttcattattttgtatagttttgtttttaactttataataaaaatatctctagtattttaaaagataaaaggaaattctctttttaatgtTATAGATATCACTTGAATTGTTGTGATTGTAAATCTTGATGTTATAAGTAGGGCTCGGTATCGATCTGGTTAATGGTCTTATCAGTTGgtaaccgataagctatcggttaaccaaatcctaaccgattaTCGACCGGTAAGAAATGTTACTgaaattatcggtcatatcggtaatcAGTTAACTGGTCAGTTAAATCGGCTTTTGGTGGGCTTTTAactggttgctaattgggctaaaaattaattgttttggaggcccaaatacgttttgttgggTTAAAGccaaaaataacttattaaaaattagttattttggggtatatttttggctaaaatagcttattgaagcttttttttattttttattttttatactgatccactacaatataaaataaaaaccaaaacgacgtcattttggtttcaataataaatataaaattataaaaaactaaaaattaaaaaatcttatcggtcatatcggtttttcgataacaaattattaattgaccgattaccgaccgataagcttatcggtataaaatttttaaccgattactgactgataactatcggttacggttactatcggttcggttaaattCGGTAATTAGTCGGTAATCAgtaaccggttaatctgcccacccctagttATAAGATATTGTAAAtagtacattaaaaaaaaaacaattatatgatttaTTACAAATCTAAGATTGGTGATATTaatttttagggataaatgcaaaaatgcaaaattagtctatgtagttggcctaatttacaaattactccatatggtctaaaaaataatttataggtccctagggtaagccaaaataacattttagtCATTGAACTCATTTTctgttaaatgacttaacagaaaccgttacattgccacatcacatccaataaaaataagacgcgtgatattttttatttatgcttttaaaaaatgacaaataagcttttccacgtcattttaaggctccaacacacactccacgtcaaattaaataaacataatccctctatatccctCGTgccgccgtcgtcttcatctttccCCAACAATTCTTGTCGTCgtattcatcttcatcttcatgccatcgtcttcatcttccccagcGATTCTTgccgccgtcgtcttcatcttccccaaatAAAATgacacacacagagagagagagagagagagagagaggaatagaTTGTTTCTAACGTCcagaaacaatttttgaagatgcttcaatgcccaaaaacaaatccgAATTTTCATAGAAAGACCGGCCAAAAATGCACTAATCCAAAAATGCAGATGCCCAAAAATCTTAAAGTAACTCACAAATCGAAGATCATACCCATcggaagatgaagacgatggACGGCAAGAAtcattggggaagatgaagatgacggTTGCACAGGGGATATAGAAtaattaggtttatttaatttgacgtgaaatgtgtgttggagcctcaaaatgacgtggaaaaacttatttgtcattttttataagcataaataaaaaagaacacgtcttatttttattgggtgtgatgtggcaatataacggtttccgttaagtcatttaacggaaaatgagtttagagagtaaaatgttattttagccTACCCTAGGGagctataaattattttttaaaccacatggagtgatttataaattgacagaaatttcctccaaactggtatggaggaaatatcctcaaacccatgtaaaatagtgccaagtgtctataaacatttaaaagatacattaaatttagtctaaattagtaaactgatATTAAtaaggttaagaatttaatgtgccttttaaatgttggacaaaattttcctccaaactgggttggaggaatttcctccaacatAATCTATAAAAGTTACATGTGttccttgaacatgtgagatgcacatgtttttttaatagtagggacaaaattagaataaattttattaaaaaaaatttgcatatcacatgttattaaaaaaaaatgacacatgacacttttatagactaggttgaaggaaattcctcaaacccaatttggaggaaaactttgtccttaaatgtttatagatacttgacactattttatatgggttagaggatatttcctccataccggtttggaagaaatttgtgtcatttataaattaggtcaaccacaaggaccaattttgcatttattcctaatttttatgagtttataaagaaaattaacttaTCTAATTAACTCGAATGATAAAATCTTagcaataattaaataaatatttattaatacagattttcaaaaatcaataaatataaacaatgACGATTACGTTGCAAAAGAAATGAATAAGTTAGTTGATCAACTCCAAAAGACAGGATAAATGGCTCCCAAAGGCAGCCTtcttaatgtttttatatatagagaTCTTCTGTGTACAGCTTTAATAAGAGCCATCCTACCTGCCTTGCTGGCCAAGATAACCAAAATAAGCATGAAAATTATAGAGGAGGAAATCTCTGTTCTTCTTTACAACCTCCATGAGAATTTACAAGAGCTATGATTGTACAGAAAGCTCTATAGTGTAATTAGATGAATTCTAATGAAGCCTCTACCTATAGTGTTAAAGATTACAGAACACACAAATTCAATCAGCAATTTTTTGGTTAAAACTCTCTTTCAATAATCAAATCAGCTGCTGCACCCATTGCACCTACCCCTCCAAGTCCCAGCAGTGCCAAAGCCAATTCTTCCTCATTCCACTGCCTTAATCCTTTACTCAGCCTCTTCAACACATCCACATCAACCTCCAGCACCCACATTGGGGTGCAACCCACCAACAAGCTCACAAACCCTGATACATATGCCTGCCAAGTGGCACAATCACAACCAAGAGATATCTTTCCATCTAGTGCTCTTGCAAGAAATTCTAAGTGGGCCCCAAGAATCCTTGGCCGTCGTTTTGATGCTGTCGATGCCGAGTCAACTCCCCAAGCAAATGTCCCACAAAGCAGCACAAAGTATGCAAGAGCATAACCCCCCAGCATAGAAATCATACCTCCAGATTCTTCAACTTCCTGCCCTAACACATGGACTGACAGAAACCAAGAAGGTAGGGTTTCTCTGATCAAAGATTGAACCAAACCTGATCCACCAGATATCCAAATCAATGAAGCCCCAAGTGAAGCCGCAAGCTTGACACGCACCATTGCTGCAGCAAGAGAAACCTGCCCATATCTCAAACCATACTTGGCCTTCTTCCATTTCTCCACTTTATCTTTAGGCAACCCATTACTTGAAATATCTCTAACAGAAAGCATTAGTAGAGAGACAATTTCTTCCGTCATGAACATAACGTCTCTGATAGACCGATGCACTCTTAGGTAAAGAATTCCAGGGGCTACTGGAGTGATCCCAGCAGAGAATTGGGAGCCAATGCCATGGCCAAGGAGGGCACCCACACCACCATTGCTGTAAATGTGGGAGGAACTTAGCCCAAGAGTGGATGTGAAGCAGGTTTTAAGAAGCTGTACCACAGCATCACTGTTATGGTGGAAAACAGTATGCGAAGCTGAGAACACAAGAAAATCACTCCAACGCTTTATCTTCTGGGCCCACAAAGAGGCTACGATGGGCATGCATGGCCAGGGGCAACTAGAAGCAAGGGAATTCAAGGCTGGGCCAATCATGGCGAGGAAGCGTTCAGTGACTTTGTcaaatttataagtaattgtGAGGCTTACTAGGGCAGCCAACGGTAAAGGAAGTGTAGCTGGAGAGCTCCCACCTGCAAAGAAAACAGTTAGCTCTAATGACGACAGATTGATTTGTCAAACCCCAAGTTTCTAGTCCAACATATGTTAAAATTACATGCAAGCTCAGAAAATTCCATATTCCTGCATCTTCACCATGAGAAGATCATTCTGCAACAATAATTATAGGGTTTACTTATATTACAATAATCTATTGATCTTCGATGAAGTGTTTTCCATATAATCAAATAGATTTACAcaatatatgatatataatttGGTTCAGAGTCCACCGTCCCAACTTTTGCTGAAAAGTCACTTAGGATAGGATATTTGATCTTTGCAGTGGAGGCAGAGTGAATGGagatttttcatttgttaaatAACACATATTCAACAACCCAAAATGACAATGCATTATCTAGAGAATACAAGGAATTACCTACGGCAAGGCTTGGGACATCAACACCAGTGGCagctaatattttcttaatctGTTGCTCAACAATGGATAAGTTTGCAGCTGGGCTTGGCCAATCAGTTCCATTCATAAAAGCTGGCTTCCATATGCCTCGTGTTACTTCGGCGGAAAGGTAGCTTAGAATGGTAGCCAAAGTTGCCGGAAGAAAATCAGCAAGATCTTTGACTCCTGGGATGAAGAGCGTCAAGTCTTGAGGAATTCAATCAACAATCTAACAACAGAACATaatctttttctaaaagttcAAAGAGAAGACACGACTAGGAAATCAATCGTTCAGTCATTCCCAAAAgtccttttctatttttggaaaGGGCCatacatttcttttttgttaggTAAAGGGAGGAtcgtaaattttttattgaaccGCAAAGATATACAGAAACACCAACTTTAGCGAATTCACCACATATTTCGTCACGAGTGTGACCAGACTTCTGTGATAAATGCATATTAAAAATtctaaggaaaaagaaattgtgATAATAAAATAAGGTTCAACTTGCTCACACATCCAGGGTCAGTGCTTTGcctgttttctttaaaattctTGTTCTTATGATTTGATAACCTTTAAAGCATGaagattaataaaatttgaattctaGAGATTCTAAGAAAACTGGATATACCTGTAGCAAGTTCACGGGGAGAGAGTCTTCCATGGGCACAGGCCGTAAGAGCAGCATCAAGCACAAAGGGAGTAGCCTCCAGGATATCCCATGCAGGCACTTTGAGTCTAACAGAGGAATCCAGAGCCCCAGATCCTGAGGAATTAGTGGTTCCTGAAGTTTGAGTTAAAGGCTGACCgcctctatttatttttctgaacATCATATCGAGGAGTGTATCAACAATCTGATGAACAGGGGTCCCAGGTACAAGACCAGAGAGGATGGAAGCCATACATTCTTGATGCTGCCGGTACCAGAGTTTTAAGTTTGGAAAGGAATCAATAAATATAGGTTCTCTAGAAAAACTTAAGAATCTGGAAAGTCTTCTGCTTTTCATCTGATCCTTAGGTAATCTTCCAAAGGATGATAATTGTGAGTTCCGAACCAATAAGAGGTATTCAGGACTTAGCTGGGAAGCAATTGGCGGTGCATCTCCCATCACATGCTCAACAGGTGGCTGATCAAACCTCCATAACTTCAGCAGAAGTGTAAATGCATTGCAGAACACTGCATGACAAGAGAGTTCCTCCCCTGTTGTGAGAGCCCATGACACATTGGGTATACAAGACCCAAAAACCTCACAGATGGGCATCAATGCACCTGCAAGCAATGGAACCTGGCAATGAATGGAAAACAATATCAGTTCATGGAGAACATGAAAGCAATGGAGTTACTAATTTCTTTGTATGGTCCACGTATGCTATCctctctttttgtttcaattaaGTTTGAGTACATTCActaattgtgtgtgtgtgtatgcaGAGGCAGAAGAAGGAATCTTGCCTCCTCCCAAACACCGTTCCAGTAACTAATTCAAATGCAACCTCCATAAGCATATCTTAGTTAGTAGACCATTTTAAAAAGCAACCCACCAAGCCATGTAAGGAGAAAATCTGAACACAGTCTACAGCTGATATTCCAACAAGGAGAACATTCAAAAATGGAGCACAGCTGATCAAATGGCTATCACTCCCAGAGTAATCTGCAGGGACTGGAGGCAATAGCAATCTCATAATAAAAAGAATGGTGTGCTCCTGCAAACAATTGAAatcataacaaattaaaataaatggagATAGgccggggggggggggggagaccTTATGCAATAAAGAAGATAAGTAATCTGCTCTTGCACAAAACTAGTAAAAAGTCTATGGCCTACACATTACCTGTATATTCCAACCACGAACCAGAGATGCCCCACAGAGAATGGTAGCAGCAGATATCTTCTCGTCATCAGAACCATTGACTGCAATCTCATATATTTTCTCGAGTTCTGCTAAGCTTCCATCAAATCCATGAGCTTAAATTCAGTTGTATTACCACTGggtaaatttacaaaaaagagCATCTGATATACCtggtaaatttacaaaaaagagCATTTGATATACCTGGCTTCAGGAAAAAGAAGGGTGTAACTGAAGACCAGGTTACAGTCAGGAATTATAATAGTTAACTCGACACCTACCATCTCcagcatatatatgtatatacatatactcTTAAGACACATGCACATGAATGTATGCGTGTACTGGTTATGGTAGGGGCGGAGCCAGCAGAAGGCGAGAGGGGCAAACACCTCCCCCTGGATGGCCAAAAAATTCCTTTGGCCCAGGAAGAGTTTCCCCAGTAGTCCTGGTTGCCCACCCTTCTAGGCCATTATACAattttacctatcaaaaaaaaaacattaccaGCTATATCTCTCAGTCTCAACGGACTAAGCACTCCAGCGCCAGTCAATGTATTTGACACCGAACCACCCATGGCCGATAATACACTCTGGCAATGAGTTTCCTAGCATTACTGGTGCCGGTTAGAGTTATTGGCTTTTCCTAACATTACCGGCAACGCGTTTCCTAACACTGACATGAGTTTGGAAGCGTTTCTAGAATCACAAACGATAACATTGCTAGGTCATGCTGAGCCTTCAGTGTTACTGTGTTAGACTAGTGTATTTGACACCACACTGTTACATGCTCATTAAACACTACATTTAAtaacatttgtttttatttcactG
Coding sequences within it:
- the LOC132170251 gene encoding mediator of RNA polymerase II transcription subunit 33B-like isoform X2 — protein: MGVSVEASELWEGVLELTKTAQDKKSDALLWAVQLSASLSAAGVGLPSVELAHLMVSYICFGNHVPIAWKFLEKALALKIAPPMLVLSLLSIRVIPNRQNQPGAYRIYMELLKRHAFSFAPPILCPNYQKIMKSIDAVLHLSQIYGLQVCEPGVLLVEFVFSVVWQLLDASLDDEGLLELTPEKKSRWPTRSQDMDIDGHDSFSEKRADRNEGLQKVNTAMAVEMIGEFLQNKVTSRILYLARRNMPSHWGVFIQRMQLLAAESAVLRNSKHISPETLLQLTSDTREVLSRECKTMSGKEFHAVMASGSLISSANQLHGIGCSALWLPIDLFLEDAMDGSQVAATSAVEILTGLVQALQAVNGTTWHDTFLGLWIAALRLVQRERDICEGPVPRLDTCMCMLLSITTLTVANFIEEEESELIDETEHIPINQSKEKQVQGKRRKDLVTSLQLLGDYVGLLTAPQAVSLIANQAAAKAIMFISGLPVSSGYYECVSINDMPMNRSGNMWHLIVEACIARNLLDTSAYFWPGYVNVVRSNQVPRSVPGEALGWSSLMKGSPLTASLISALVATPASSLAELEKIYEIAVNGSDDEKISAATILCGASLVRGWNIQEHTILFIMRLLLPPVPADYSGSDSHLISCAPFLNVLLVGISAVDCVQIFSLHGLVPLLAGALMPICEVFGSCIPNVSWALTTGEELSCHAVFCNAFTLLLKLWRFDQPPVEHVMGDAPPIASQLSPEYLLLVRNSQLSSFGRLPKDQMKSRRLSRFLSFSREPIFIDSFPNLKLWYRQHQECMASILSGLVPGTPVHQIVDTLLDMMFRKINRGGQPLTQTSGTTNSSGSGALDSSVRLKVPAWDILEATPFVLDAALTACAHGRLSPRELATGGSSPATLPLPLAALVSLTITYKFDKVTERFLAMIGPALNSLASSCPWPCMPIVASLWAQKIKRWSDFLVFSASHTVFHHNSDAVVQLLKTCFTSTLGLSSSHIYSNGGVGALLGHGIGSQFSAGITPVAPGILYLRVHRSIRDVMFMTEEIVSLLMLSVRDISSNGLPKDKVEKWKKAKYGLRYGQVSLAAAMVRVKLAASLGASLIWISGGSGLVQSLIRETLPSWFLSVHVLGQEVEESGGMISMLGGYALAYFVLLCGTFAWGVDSASTASKRRPRILGAHLEFLARALDGKISLGCDCATWQAYVSGFVSLLVGCTPMWVLEVDVDVLKRLSKGLRQWNEEELALALLGLGGVGAMGAAADLIIEREF